The Xiphophorus couchianus chromosome 14, X_couchianus-1.0, whole genome shotgun sequence genome includes a region encoding these proteins:
- the LOC114157044 gene encoding uncharacterized protein LOC114157044, translated as MVVLKLIFLLSTWSFTVTATELWMKHYQPKNSSVCFRVQKPPPYRSGIWTFNGKFVAERDSTHEDYAERMVFTSENLSLCINRLTENDAGIFKVTYFSNFIQQSENHQVILQGMIPRPVMAVTPERRSNLSAESCDFTVNCSIQDDWLGSVCHKNGCRTSQRSFSNVNISIFIENTVVVCSGNNHVSTNNISQNIPTTCFVKTNLELKEELHNRPNTFYITVIVVVVVFVVVIFLSFVIARKYWKSKHNQETASVAQLIQSGPLETQQPSEPRASTSSSEADPSYENVEANQPRETSDPRHEVISESQGVDTVYSVPRKAASCVKRDKKQDALQDENTQKTSTSGCVNVNMDLSSTQTETVYSVLEMPKKSEHIAPPRGQV; from the exons atggttGTCTTAAAACTAATATTTCTGCTGAGTACGTGGAGCTTTACTG TGACAGCAACAGAGCTATGGATGAAGCATTATCAACCGAAGAACAGCTCTGTGTGTTTCCGTGTCCAAAAACCTCCTCCATACAGAAGCGGTATTTGGACATTTAATGGAAAATTTGTCGCTGAGAGGGATTCTACCCATGAAGACTATGCGGAGAGAATGGTTTTCACCTCTGAAAACTTATCTTTGTGTATAAATAGACTGACTGAAAACGACGCAGGCATCTTTAAGGTCACTTACTTCTCCAACTTTATTCAACAATCAGAAAATCACCAAGTTATTTTACAAG GAATGATTCCCAGACCAGTGATGGCTGTGACACCAGAACGTCGTTCCAATCTTTCAGCAGAATCATGTGATTTCACAGTGAACTGCTCCATCCAGGATGATTGGCTGGGGTCCGTCTGTCATAAAAATGGTTGCAGGACGTCTCAGAGGTCCTTTAGCAACGTCAACATCAGCATCTTTATTGAAAACACAgttgttgtctgcagtggaAACAACCACGTCAGCACAAATAACATCTCTCAAAACATTCCAACTACGT GTTTCGTAAAGACGAATCTTGAACTTAAAGAGGAATTACACAATCGTcctaatacattttatattaccGTCATtgtcgttgttgttgtttttgttgttgtaatatTCCTCAGTTTTGTTATTGCCAGAAAATATTGGAAATCCAAACATAATCAG GAGACAGCGTCTGTTGCCCAGTTAATACAAAGCGGACCACTAGAGACCCAGCAGCCTTCTGAGCCCAGAGCCTCAACGTCTTCCAGTGAAGCGGACCCTTCATATGAGAACGTGGAAGCCAATCAGCCCAGAGAGACCAGCGACCCGAGACATGAGGTCATCAGTGAGAGTCAGGGGGTAGACACCGTCTACAGCGTCCCCAGAAAGGCTGCGTCTTGTGTCAAAAGGGACAAGAAACAAGATGCGTTACAAGATGAGAACACGCAAAAGACTTCGACTTCAGGGTGCGTCAATGTAAATATGGACCTGAGCTCCACACAAACAGAGACCGTGTACAGTGTGCTGGAGATGCCCAAAAAATCTGAACACATAGCACCACCAAGAGGACAAGTGTGA
- the kcnj10a gene encoding ATP-sensitive inward rectifier potassium channel 10: MTSATSPSSEGSSPQKVCHSQTQTDISKPLLSSTGESGAPAAGGGETGGPNELRRRRRVLSKDGRSNVRIEHVSGRGALYLRDLWTTFLDMQWRYKFFFFSATFAGTWFLFGVLWYLVALVHGDLLEFDPPSNHTPCVMEVKTLTGAFLYSLESQTTIGYGFRCITEECPVAIVLLIVQLVITMVMEIFITGTFLAKVARPKKRGETVKFSQHAVVSFHEGRPCLMIRVANMRKSLLLGCQVTGKLLQTSLTKEGETVRLDQRNVPFQVDTSSDSPFLIIPLTFYHIIDENSPLRAWAAKGGGWADPELADFELLVIMSATVEPTSATCQVRTSYLPDEILWGYEFPPVVSLSPSGKYVADFAFFDKVAKTKTSPFRKQPSSPDDRAETRHNGTREDETSRERLILEENYKGKEKKRKRGRVRDSSPLSVRISNV, encoded by the exons ATGACTTCAGCCACTTCTCCGTCCTCCGAAGGCTCCTCCCCGCAGAAAGTGTGCCATTCCCAGACGCAGACGGACATCAGCAAGCCCCTGCTGAGCTCCACGGGGGAAAGTGGGGCTCCTGCCGCCGGTGGGGGAGAAACGGGAGGGCCAAACGAGCTTCGCAGGAGACGCAGAGTCCTCTCCAAGGATGGACGGAGCAACGTCCGCATCGAACACGTCAGCGGCAGAGGGGCCCTGTATCTCCGTGACCTCTGGACGACGTTCCTGGACATGCAGTGGCGCTACaagttcttctttttctctgctaCTTTTGCTGGGACGTGGTTCCTGTTTGGGGTGCTTTGGTACCTGGTGGCCCTTGTGCATGGAGACCTGCTCG AGTTCGACCCACCGTCCAATCACACGCCATGTGTGATGGAGGTGAAGACGTTGACAGGAGCCTTCCTCTACTCCCTGGAGTCGCAGACTACGATTGGCTATGGCTTCCGGTGCATAACAGAGGAGTGTCCCGTAGCAATAGTCCTCCTCATTGTTCAGCTGGTCATCACCATGGTGATGGAGATTTTCATCACTGGGACCTTTCTTGCAAaa GTTGCTCGTCCCAAGAAGAGAGGCGAGACGGTGAAGTTCAGTCAACATGCTGTGGTGTCGTTTCACGAGGGTCGGCCCTGCCTGATGATCCGAGTGGCCAACATGCGCAAAAGCCTGCTGTTAGGATGTCAG GTGACGGGGAAGTTGCTTCAAACGTCTCTGACCAAAGAGGGTGAAACGGTGCGGCTGGACCAGCGCAACGTTCCCTTCCAGGTGGACACATCCAGCGACAGCCCCTTCCTCATCATACCCCTGACGTTCTACCACATCATCGACGAGAACAGCCCCCTCAGAGCCTGGGCAGCGAAGG GTGGAGGCTGGGCAGACCCTGAACTGGCTGACTTTGAACTGCTGGTGATCATGAGCGCCACGGTCGAACCAACGTCTGCCACCTGCCAGGTCCGGACGTCGTACCTTCCAGACGAGATCCTCTGGGGGTACGAGTTCCCGCCCGTCGTCTCCCTCTCCCCGTCGGGGAAGTACGTGGCTGATTTCGCCTTCTTCGACAAAGTGGCCAAAACCAAGACGTCTCCCTTCCGCAAGCAGCCGTCGTCGCCGGACGACAGAGCGGAGACGCGCCACAACGGCACCAGGGAAGACGAAACGAGCCGGGAGAGGCTCATACTGGAGGAGAACTAcaaggggaaagaaaagaagcGGAAGCGGGGCCGCGTCAGAGACAGCAGCCCGCTCAGCGTTCGCATCAGCAACGTATGA